A portion of the Lolium rigidum isolate FL_2022 chromosome 1, APGP_CSIRO_Lrig_0.1, whole genome shotgun sequence genome contains these proteins:
- the LOC124696579 gene encoding protein RGF1 INDUCIBLE TRANSCRIPTION FACTOR 1-like isoform X1 has product MVMVSVQSPGAMVRSEEDLGPPWLRPLLGTSFFVPCPAHPDLSKNECNLFCLDCADAAGALCSYCVPGHRDHHVVQIRRSSYHNVIRVSEVGKLIDIAHVQTYVINSAKIVFLNGRPQARPGKGVTNTCEICCRSLPDSFRFCSLGCKLGGMQWDPTLTFAIRPKRGQDSGGDGYGSDDDSFSPRKLRRAGFELGRFDRGIRWSDDEGSKSNNGPMTPTTPPNRCRPSRRKGIPHRAPFYG; this is encoded by the exons ATG GTGATGGTGAGCGTGCAGAGCCCCGGCGCGATGGTGCGGTCGGAGGAGGACCTTGGCCCGCCGTGGCTGCGGCCGCTGCTGGGCACGAGCTTCTTCGTGCCGTGCCCCGCGCACCCGGACCTGAGCAAGAACGAGTGCAACCTCTTCTGCCTCGACTGCGCCGACGCCGCCGGCGCGCTCTGCTCCTACTGCGTGCCGGGGCACCGGGACCACCACGTCGTCCAG ATACGGAGGTCGTCGTACCACAACGTGATCCGGGTGTCGGAGGTGGGGAAGCTGATCGACATCGCGCACGTGCAGACGTACGTGATCAACAGCGCCAAGATCGTCTTCCTCAACGGCAGGCCGCAGGCCAGGCCGGGCAAGGGCGTCACCAACACCTGCGAGATTTGCTGCCGGAGCCTGCCGGACTCCTTCCGCTTCTGCTCCCTCGGATGCAAG CTCGGGGGGATGCAGTGGGACCCGACGCTTACATTTGCCATTCGGCCTAAGCGTGGCCAGGACTCCGGAGGTGACGGCTATGGCTCTGACGATGACTCATTTAGCCCCAGGAAGCTCCGGAGGGCTGGGTTCGAGCTTGGCCGGTTTGACAGGGGGATCCGGTGGTCCGATGACGAGGGTAGCAAGTCCAACAATGGGCCGATGACGCCAACGACACCGCCGAACCGGTGCCGGCCGTCCAGGAGGAAGGGTATCCCCCACCGTGCCCCATTTTACGGTTAG
- the LOC124696579 gene encoding protein RGF1 INDUCIBLE TRANSCRIPTION FACTOR 1-like isoform X2, producing MVSVQSPGAMVRSEEDLGPPWLRPLLGTSFFVPCPAHPDLSKNECNLFCLDCADAAGALCSYCVPGHRDHHVVQIRRSSYHNVIRVSEVGKLIDIAHVQTYVINSAKIVFLNGRPQARPGKGVTNTCEICCRSLPDSFRFCSLGCKLGGMQWDPTLTFAIRPKRGQDSGGDGYGSDDDSFSPRKLRRAGFELGRFDRGIRWSDDEGSKSNNGPMTPTTPPNRCRPSRRKGIPHRAPFYG from the exons ATGGTGAGCGTGCAGAGCCCCGGCGCGATGGTGCGGTCGGAGGAGGACCTTGGCCCGCCGTGGCTGCGGCCGCTGCTGGGCACGAGCTTCTTCGTGCCGTGCCCCGCGCACCCGGACCTGAGCAAGAACGAGTGCAACCTCTTCTGCCTCGACTGCGCCGACGCCGCCGGCGCGCTCTGCTCCTACTGCGTGCCGGGGCACCGGGACCACCACGTCGTCCAG ATACGGAGGTCGTCGTACCACAACGTGATCCGGGTGTCGGAGGTGGGGAAGCTGATCGACATCGCGCACGTGCAGACGTACGTGATCAACAGCGCCAAGATCGTCTTCCTCAACGGCAGGCCGCAGGCCAGGCCGGGCAAGGGCGTCACCAACACCTGCGAGATTTGCTGCCGGAGCCTGCCGGACTCCTTCCGCTTCTGCTCCCTCGGATGCAAG CTCGGGGGGATGCAGTGGGACCCGACGCTTACATTTGCCATTCGGCCTAAGCGTGGCCAGGACTCCGGAGGTGACGGCTATGGCTCTGACGATGACTCATTTAGCCCCAGGAAGCTCCGGAGGGCTGGGTTCGAGCTTGGCCGGTTTGACAGGGGGATCCGGTGGTCCGATGACGAGGGTAGCAAGTCCAACAATGGGCCGATGACGCCAACGACACCGCCGAACCGGTGCCGGCCGTCCAGGAGGAAGGGTATCCCCCACCGTGCCCCATTTTACGGTTAG